In Salinisphaera sp. LB1, one genomic interval encodes:
- a CDS encoding sodium-dependent transporter has product MALTYRPLPQLWSSSARFVIVCTAAIVSLGDFWRLPYLLSAYGGSAFLLMYVLALVLMGMPVFSAQVLMARGAHTDVPGVVALWTRGTPHSRLWTAGAYVTLLGALLLLAAYAVIASWSLAYSMRAVFTGLGGGTMSQAASRFVAFARDGERGLGWLLLFVLLLVATTARGLPRGTEPVMRTLAACMLGLLSLLLIVVIWHGPARGAAGHLFSFDPDALGVRGVLEAFYQAFFSLSLGTGVIVALASHLPARAPAVRLSAMVIIASQVVALAFAVVLASLVPGIGDQFSAGVQRIFEVLPASVQPAWTMALLFVLLAMISMTTGIGLFELLVQAVSHRARVPRMQASVYTGLVVAALGLAAQNAFGVLSDWRVFGYNLFDCFSLVSARWLIPITGLMLCVLVGRVLARRRLAQAWTPQGEATGRDAATFAIWHGLLRYPARIALIAVVAYALGALRLAESIWAP; this is encoded by the coding sequence ATGGCGCTTACTTATCGTCCGCTACCGCAGCTCTGGTCCTCTTCCGCGCGATTCGTAATCGTCTGCACGGCGGCGATCGTGAGCCTCGGTGATTTCTGGCGCCTGCCTTATCTGTTGTCGGCCTATGGCGGTTCGGCGTTCCTGCTTATGTACGTGCTGGCGCTGGTTCTGATGGGCATGCCGGTGTTCAGCGCGCAGGTGCTGATGGCGCGCGGCGCCCACACCGATGTGCCTGGGGTGGTGGCGCTATGGACGCGCGGTACGCCGCATTCGCGACTCTGGACAGCCGGCGCATACGTCACGCTTCTGGGCGCCCTGCTGTTGTTGGCCGCTTATGCGGTGATTGCAAGCTGGTCGCTGGCCTACAGCATGCGGGCCGTGTTCACGGGCCTGGGCGGCGGCACGATGAGCCAGGCGGCGAGCCGGTTCGTGGCGTTCGCGCGCGACGGCGAGCGCGGTCTGGGCTGGCTGTTGCTGTTCGTTCTGCTGCTGGTGGCCACCACGGCGCGCGGCCTGCCACGCGGCACGGAGCCGGTCATGCGCACGCTGGCGGCGTGCATGCTCGGCTTGCTGAGCCTGTTGCTTATCGTCGTGATCTGGCACGGGCCGGCGCGCGGGGCGGCCGGGCATCTGTTCAGTTTCGATCCCGATGCGCTCGGTGTGCGGGGCGTTCTCGAGGCGTTCTACCAGGCATTCTTCTCGTTGAGTCTGGGCACGGGGGTGATTGTGGCGCTGGCCTCGCATCTGCCGGCCCGGGCGCCGGCGGTGCGGTTGTCGGCGATGGTGATCATTGCCAGTCAGGTGGTCGCGCTCGCGTTCGCCGTGGTGCTCGCGAGCCTGGTGCCCGGTATCGGGGATCAATTCTCGGCCGGGGTGCAACGTATATTCGAAGTGCTACCGGCCAGCGTGCAGCCCGCCTGGACCATGGCGCTGCTGTTCGTGTTGCTGGCCATGATCAGCATGACGACCGGCATCGGTCTGTTCGAGTTGCTGGTGCAGGCGGTTTCCCATCGGGCGCGGGTGCCGCGGATGCAGGCGTCGGTGTACACGGGGCTGGTGGTTGCCGCGCTCGGGCTGGCCGCGCAGAATGCGTTCGGCGTGCTATCGGATTGGCGTGTGTTCGGTTACAACCTGTTCGATTGTTTCAGTCTGGTCAGCGCGCGCTGGCTGATTCCGATCACCGGGCTCATGCTCTGTGTGCTGGTTGGCCGCGTGCTCGCGCGGCGTCGCCTGGCCCAGGCGTGGACCCCACAGGGTGAGGCGACCGGTCGCGACGCGGCCACGTTCGCGATTTGGCACGGTCTGCTGCGCTATCCGGCGCGCATCGCGCTGATCGCGGTTGTGGCTTATGCGCTGGGCGCACTGCGCCTTGCCGAATCCATCTGGGCCCCCTGA
- the smpB gene encoding SsrA-binding protein SmpB, which produces MSKSKDKKQPSSTIALNRRARHDFFIEDRLEAGLVLEGWEVKSLRAGKGRIAEAYVLIKDREAFLLGSHIQPLESASTHVVADATRTRKLLLHERELATLVGATEQKGYTIVPLAMYWRRGKAKLEIALAKGKAKYDKRQTKKTQDWQRRKAQIMRTDG; this is translated from the coding sequence ATGAGTAAGAGCAAGGACAAGAAACAGCCATCGAGCACGATCGCGCTCAACCGACGCGCGCGTCACGATTTTTTCATCGAAGACCGCCTGGAGGCCGGGCTGGTTCTCGAAGGCTGGGAAGTCAAATCACTGCGCGCGGGCAAGGGCCGGATCGCGGAAGCCTACGTCCTGATCAAGGACCGGGAAGCGTTCCTGTTGGGCAGCCATATACAACCACTGGAATCGGCCTCCACCCACGTGGTCGCGGATGCCACCCGGACACGCAAATTGCTGCTGCATGAGCGTGAGCTGGCGACGCTGGTGGGCGCGACCGAACAGAAAGGCTATACGATCGTCCCTCTCGCGATGTACTGGCGCCGTGGCAAGGCCAAACTCGAGATCGCGCTGGCCAAGGGCAAGGCCAAGTACGACAAACGCCAAACCAAGAAAACCCAGGACTGGCAGCGGCGCAAGGCCCAGATCATGCGCACCGACGGCTGA
- a CDS encoding IS200/IS605 family accessory protein TnpB-related protein, translating to MNIVRSDRLALKADTAPQREALRATLAIYRALVRDLMGVVIAHWHTLGAHSDNAIVAPIEALIHPTAKRRVVRYGYFAKRYYKFPSYLRRAAIMDAAGQVRSFMTRYDAWQIGERKHPNARPPRLTCATGTFPSLYSGQCIQFDADMRSCRIKVRHHNDWVWMDFKLQGKPRYMPKGTIRSPSLTVRGARWFLSVPVTTTVTLPEPAHVECVLSVDVGINTAATWAVVDATGTVHDRGFLDRSDKDRSHRIMARIRSAAVTHTRHGCRLPSGFAAADHRRLRQLSNNQAHQISRQLVNTAQEHGCQAVIVENLKGWRPKAGRRRSTMKQRFHRWFHRQLVGCIESKATEAGLRCQAIHARGTSRQAFDGSGPVRRDAGNASLCSFATGKRYNADLNAAYNIAARGLVHFRRRRKATAGGRRPKSGATPGNPVTLSTLWAAQPTTR from the coding sequence ATGAACATTGTACGCAGCGACCGACTCGCCCTCAAAGCCGACACAGCGCCGCAGCGCGAAGCGCTGCGGGCCACGCTGGCGATCTATCGTGCCCTGGTGCGGGATCTGATGGGGGTGGTGATAGCGCACTGGCACACGCTGGGGGCGCACAGCGACAATGCGATCGTCGCCCCGATTGAGGCCTTGATACATCCCACGGCTAAACGCCGGGTCGTTCGTTACGGCTATTTCGCCAAGCGTTACTACAAGTTCCCAAGCTATCTACGGCGGGCGGCGATCATGGATGCCGCCGGTCAGGTGCGGTCGTTCATGACCCGCTATGACGCTTGGCAGATTGGAGAGCGCAAGCACCCGAACGCCCGGCCGCCGCGGCTGACCTGCGCCACGGGCACCTTTCCCAGCCTGTATTCCGGCCAATGCATCCAGTTCGATGCCGATATGCGCTCGTGCCGGATCAAGGTCCGGCATCACAACGACTGGGTCTGGATGGACTTCAAGCTTCAGGGCAAGCCTCGCTATATGCCCAAGGGCACGATCCGATCCCCGTCGCTGACCGTCCGGGGCGCGCGCTGGTTCCTCTCGGTCCCGGTCACCACGACGGTGACCTTACCCGAACCCGCTCACGTCGAATGCGTGTTATCGGTCGACGTGGGCATCAACACGGCAGCCACCTGGGCGGTGGTCGATGCCACCGGCACTGTGCACGATCGGGGCTTTCTCGATCGAAGCGACAAAGACCGGTCGCATCGCATCATGGCCCGTATCCGATCGGCGGCCGTGACCCATACCCGGCACGGCTGCCGTCTGCCGTCCGGGTTTGCCGCCGCCGATCATCGGCGGCTACGCCAACTGTCGAACAATCAGGCCCACCAGATCAGTCGACAGCTGGTGAATACCGCACAGGAACACGGCTGTCAGGCGGTGATCGTGGAAAACCTCAAGGGCTGGCGACCGAAGGCCGGCCGCCGGCGCTCGACGATGAAGCAGCGATTTCATCGCTGGTTCCACCGGCAACTGGTGGGCTGCATCGAGTCGAAGGCCACGGAAGCCGGTCTGCGCTGCCAGGCGATTCATGCCCGGGGAACCTCGCGTCAGGCTTTCGACGGGTCAGGGCCGGTGCGGCGCGATGCGGGTAATGCCAGTCTGTGCTCGTTTGCGACGGGCAAACGTTACAACGCCGATCTCAATGCCGCATACAACATCGCGGCCCGGGGTCTGGTTCACTTCCGCCGACGCCGCAAGGCGACGGCGGGTGGTCGCCGGCCAAAGTCCGGCGCCACACCGGGAAACCCGGTGACACTCTCCACGTTGTGGGCTGCCCAGCCCACTACGAGGTGA
- a CDS encoding sulfite exporter TauE/SafE family protein: MTILCGVLVGLALGLTGGGGSIFAVPLLIYGLNVAPRDAVAISLIAVAVTAAFGAVEGGLRRVLELRAAGIFAAAGVVFAPVGVWLGDLVPANVTVVAFAGLMLVVAGRMIINAYRAPEQARVIRARVADDAATDAATVCRYSADGRLRLTARCSVALLASGVLVGVLSGFFGVGGGFLIVPALMLVTEMGIHRAVSTSLLVIALVGLSGVISAVVAGRHIQPVLTGLFIVGGIMGMGAGRTLAQYLAGRTLQRVFALGMIAIAVMMLLERLGLLS, translated from the coding sequence ATGACGATTTTATGCGGCGTACTGGTCGGACTGGCCCTGGGGCTGACGGGCGGCGGCGGATCGATATTCGCGGTGCCGCTGCTGATCTATGGTCTTAATGTGGCGCCTCGCGATGCGGTCGCCATATCGCTGATCGCCGTGGCGGTCACCGCCGCGTTCGGTGCGGTCGAGGGCGGTCTTCGGCGCGTGCTCGAACTGCGCGCCGCGGGGATCTTCGCCGCCGCCGGCGTGGTTTTTGCGCCCGTGGGCGTATGGCTCGGCGATCTCGTGCCCGCCAACGTGACGGTCGTCGCGTTCGCTGGCCTCATGCTCGTCGTGGCGGGGCGCATGATCATCAACGCCTATCGTGCGCCGGAACAGGCACGCGTGATCCGGGCGCGGGTCGCGGACGATGCGGCCACGGACGCGGCGACGGTCTGCCGCTACAGCGCCGATGGCCGGCTCCGGCTCACGGCACGCTGCAGTGTCGCGCTGCTGGCGTCCGGCGTTCTGGTGGGGGTGTTGTCGGGCTTTTTCGGCGTAGGCGGCGGGTTTCTGATCGTCCCGGCGCTGATGCTTGTCACCGAAATGGGCATTCACCGCGCGGTCTCGACGTCCCTGCTCGTGATTGCGCTCGTGGGCCTGTCGGGCGTGATCTCCGCGGTTGTGGCCGGGCGCCATATCCAGCCCGTGCTGACCGGCCTGTTCATAGTCGGCGGCATCATGGGCATGGGGGCTGGCCGAACGCTGGCGCAATACCTGGCCGGCCGAACGCTGCAGCGGGTGTTCGCCCTGGGCATGATCGCAATCGCCGTCATGATGCTGCTGGAGCGACTCGGCTTATTGTCGTAG
- a CDS encoding potassium/proton antiporter, whose protein sequence is MSNINIILFFLGLILFLSVLASSLARFGPPLLLIFLVCGMLAGSEGIGHIQFDSVPLAFFIANLALAVILLDGGLRTSLETFRVALRPALSLATVGVLVSASLAGAFIALVLHVDWRYGLLLGSIVASTDAAAVFSQLRSSGVTLNQRVSATLEIESGTNDPMAIFLVTYLMSAIGQSKGLDITNVGEELVRQFGIGAIGGVALGYALSWLASRLPLVEGLYALLIASGGVMAFTAINQLGGSGFLGIYLLGVVVGNRRNEATEHVFRVMDGLAWLAQAGMFLVLGLLVNPSQLWADAAPAFLIALFLIFVARPAAVWLSLLPFHFPIREQGFIAWVGLRGAVPIVLSLFPLMINLEGGQFLFDLTFAVVLVSLLIQGTSLGAMARLLKLQVPEAPLPTETFDLEGERDDQFQIMAFRIEADSTLANTAGEALTRYDHLRVIAVTRGSRLRFPRRGFVYAVGDKLYLLAARSHCSDLGRLFRGDTGHDGVAPGRFFGPFTLAGRAPSGELADVYGIPLSEDERRTDVAHLMRKRLRRRPVAGDIVELGPLRLIVRRLDAGTIDQVGLQLAPDPSLER, encoded by the coding sequence ATGAGCAATATCAACATCATTCTGTTTTTCCTCGGCCTGATACTTTTCCTTAGCGTGCTCGCGAGTTCGCTGGCCCGGTTCGGCCCGCCCCTGCTATTGATTTTTCTGGTCTGCGGCATGCTCGCGGGCAGCGAAGGGATCGGACATATTCAGTTCGACAGCGTCCCGCTGGCTTTCTTTATCGCCAATCTCGCGCTGGCGGTCATTCTGCTCGATGGCGGGCTGCGCACCTCGCTGGAAACCTTCCGCGTCGCCCTGCGGCCGGCGCTGTCGCTCGCCACGGTCGGGGTCCTGGTCTCCGCATCGCTGGCCGGGGCGTTCATTGCACTCGTGCTCCATGTCGACTGGCGCTACGGGCTGCTACTGGGCTCGATCGTGGCCAGCACGGACGCGGCCGCGGTCTTCTCGCAGCTGCGCAGCAGCGGCGTCACCCTCAACCAGCGGGTCAGCGCCACGCTCGAGATCGAGTCCGGCACCAACGATCCCATGGCTATCTTCCTGGTCACCTACCTGATGAGCGCCATCGGCCAGAGCAAGGGACTCGATATCACCAACGTCGGCGAGGAACTGGTCCGACAGTTCGGCATCGGCGCGATCGGCGGCGTTGCGCTCGGTTATGCGTTGTCGTGGCTGGCTTCGCGATTGCCCCTCGTCGAAGGGCTGTATGCCCTGCTCATCGCCTCGGGGGGCGTGATGGCCTTTACCGCTATCAATCAGCTGGGCGGCAGCGGCTTTCTTGGCATCTACCTGCTCGGCGTGGTGGTCGGCAACCGGCGCAACGAAGCCACCGAACATGTCTTTCGGGTCATGGACGGCCTGGCCTGGCTGGCGCAGGCGGGCATGTTTCTGGTGCTCGGCCTGCTGGTGAACCCGAGCCAGCTGTGGGCCGACGCGGCCCCGGCATTCCTGATTGCCCTGTTTCTGATTTTCGTCGCCCGTCCGGCCGCCGTGTGGTTGAGTCTGCTGCCGTTTCATTTCCCCATCCGCGAACAGGGGTTCATTGCCTGGGTCGGATTGCGCGGTGCGGTTCCGATCGTGCTGTCGCTGTTTCCGCTGATGATCAATCTCGAGGGCGGACAGTTCCTGTTCGACCTGACCTTCGCCGTGGTCCTCGTGTCGCTGCTGATTCAAGGCACCTCGCTCGGCGCGATGGCTCGCTTGCTCAAGCTGCAGGTCCCCGAAGCGCCGCTGCCCACCGAAACCTTCGACCTGGAAGGCGAGCGTGACGATCAGTTCCAGATCATGGCGTTCCGAATCGAGGCGGATTCGACCCTGGCCAACACCGCGGGCGAGGCGTTGACGCGCTATGACCACCTGCGCGTGATCGCGGTCACGCGCGGTTCGCGATTACGTTTCCCGCGCCGCGGTTTCGTCTACGCGGTGGGCGATAAACTCTATCTGCTGGCCGCCCGCAGCCATTGCAGCGACCTCGGGCGCCTGTTCCGCGGCGATACGGGCCACGACGGCGTGGCCCCGGGGCGGTTCTTCGGCCCCTTCACGCTGGCGGGCCGAGCGCCGAGCGGCGAGCTTGCGGATGTCTACGGCATCCCGCTTTCAGAAGACGAGCGTCGAACCGATGTGGCCCACCTCATGCGCAAGCGCCTGCGACGCCGCCCCGTGGCGGGCGACATCGTGGAACTGGGGCCCCTGCGTCTGATCGTGCGCCGCCTGGATGCCGGGACCATCGATCAGGTCGGGCTTCAGCTGGCGCCGGATCCATCCCTTGAGCGATAG
- a CDS encoding DUF1249 domain-containing protein produces MVKVKRNHWLAAATPRSFTGLMGLYESNYRRFERLAPELDLPFEHATSVGEDATLHLRVIERCRYTTTVHLTYWFGDGDTARADPDLTLRLYRDAQLAEAIYCDARSRYASLAGVPDIDDAVLDSQWPRNLLLNKWLAYCLAQGHSFGGANRPRMAP; encoded by the coding sequence ATGGTTAAAGTAAAGCGCAACCACTGGCTCGCGGCGGCCACCCCGCGGAGCTTCACCGGCCTCATGGGGCTTTACGAGAGCAATTACCGGCGTTTCGAACGGCTTGCTCCGGAGCTCGATCTGCCGTTCGAGCACGCCACCTCCGTGGGCGAGGACGCGACACTGCATCTGCGTGTCATCGAGCGTTGCCGTTACACGACAACGGTCCACCTGACTTACTGGTTCGGTGACGGCGACACAGCGCGCGCCGACCCGGATTTGACGCTGCGCCTGTATCGCGACGCCCAGCTGGCCGAGGCCATCTACTGTGATGCGCGTTCGCGCTATGCCTCGCTGGCGGGTGTGCCCGATATCGACGACGCGGTGCTCGACAGCCAGTGGCCGCGCAACCTGCTGCTCAACAAGTGGCTGGCCTATTGTCTGGCCCAGGGCCACAGCTTCGGCGGCGCCAATCGTCCCCGTATGGCGCCGTAG
- a CDS encoding pyruvate, water dikinase regulatory protein, which translates to MSTTDAPLRSIFFLSDRTGITAETLGATLLTQFDESQFKQSTLPFINSDEKARTALEYIEHMGRTTGLKPIVFSTTVSDSVRHILRSGNVLFMDLFDSFLPPLEAELETKSSHLEGRAHGIADKDVYESRIEAMNYALTHDDGVGEQGYGDAHVILVAPSRCGKTPVCIYLAMQHGIYAANYPLAEEDFEGRRLPSALAPHKDKLYGLCISADRLHQIRSARRRGSRYADVGQVSYELRQAEQLYKRHGIPFSDTTNKSIEEIATLIMEDKHLRRRSF; encoded by the coding sequence ATGAGTACGACCGATGCCCCGCTGCGTTCCATTTTCTTTTTGTCCGATCGAACCGGCATCACGGCCGAGACGCTCGGCGCCACGCTGTTGACGCAGTTCGACGAGAGTCAGTTCAAGCAGTCGACGCTGCCGTTCATCAACTCCGATGAAAAAGCGCGTACCGCACTCGAATACATCGAGCACATGGGGCGCACGACCGGTCTCAAGCCGATCGTGTTCTCGACGACCGTGTCGGACAGCGTTCGTCACATACTGCGCAGCGGCAACGTATTGTTCATGGATCTGTTCGACAGCTTCCTGCCGCCGCTCGAGGCGGAGCTGGAGACGAAGTCGAGCCATCTGGAAGGGCGCGCGCACGGCATCGCCGACAAGGATGTCTACGAATCGCGCATCGAGGCCATGAACTACGCCCTGACGCACGACGACGGCGTCGGCGAGCAGGGTTACGGCGACGCCCATGTGATCCTGGTCGCGCCATCGCGTTGCGGCAAGACGCCGGTGTGCATCTACCTTGCCATGCAGCACGGCATCTACGCGGCCAACTATCCCCTCGCCGAGGAAGACTTTGAAGGGCGTCGATTGCCGTCAGCGCTGGCGCCGCACAAGGACAAGCTCTACGGCCTGTGCATCTCGGCGGATCGCCTGCACCAGATCCGCAGCGCGCGCCGACGCGGCAGTCGGTATGCGGATGTCGGCCAGGTCAGTTACGAATTGCGTCAGGCCGAGCAGCTGTACAAGCGCCACGGCATTCCCTTTTCCGATACCACCAACAAGTCGATCGAGGAGATCGCGACGCTCATCATGGAAGACAAGCACCTGCGGCGACGGTCGTTCTGA
- the ppsA gene encoding phosphoenolpyruvate synthase encodes MDNSYVAWFSQLGMNDVASVGGKNASLGEMISHLADAGVSVPDGFATTASAYRQFLAHDGLADRINQALDTLDVDDVDALIETGSKIRQWVLDHPFPPALEAAIRDAFATLAEGQDDMAVAVRSSATAEDLPDASFAGQQETFLNVRGLDNIMLAIKDVFASLFNDRAISYRVHKGFDHSQVALSAGIQRMVRSDTGASGVMFTIDTESGFDKVVFITSSWGLGEAVVQGAVNPDEYYVYKDNITAGRPAILRRVKGGKAVKMVYTADRAHGKTTEFVDVDTADQRRFSLSDEDAEALATQAMTIEKHYGRPMDIEWGKDGETGKLYILQARPETVKSNATTLERYSLDAAGHDVLVTGRSIGQRVGAGRVRNVSSIKEMNKVENGDILVTDMTDPDWEPVMKRAAAIVTNRGGRTCHAAIIARELGIPAVVGTGHATEKLADGIDVTVSCAEGDTGYVYQGAIDFNVDEVSLDRMPEIGTKIMMNVGNPDRAFDFASIPNQGVGLARLEFIINRQIGIHPRALLEYDQQPDELKATIDAHIAGYADPVNFYVDRLVEGISTIAAAFHPKPVIVRLSDFKSNEYANLIGGDAYEPEEENPMIGWRGASRYLAEDFKPCFELELEAMKRVRGDMGLTNVQMMIPFVRTLGEAKGVSELLESHGFKRGENDLKIIMMCELPSNAVLADEFLEYFDGFSIGSNDMTQLSLGLDRDSGLISHLFDERDPAVKIMLEKAITACKRNNKYVGICGQGPSDYPDLARWLLDQGIESMSLNPDTVVSTWLFLAGENV; translated from the coding sequence GTGGATAACTCGTATGTAGCCTGGTTCAGCCAGCTGGGAATGAACGACGTCGCGTCGGTGGGCGGCAAGAACGCCTCCCTGGGCGAGATGATCAGCCATCTGGCGGATGCCGGCGTATCGGTGCCGGACGGCTTCGCTACCACGGCCTCGGCCTATCGCCAGTTTCTGGCTCACGATGGTCTGGCCGACCGCATCAACCAGGCGCTCGACACGCTGGACGTGGACGACGTCGATGCGCTGATCGAGACCGGCTCGAAAATCCGCCAGTGGGTGCTCGACCACCCCTTTCCGCCCGCGCTCGAAGCCGCCATCCGTGATGCGTTCGCCACGCTTGCCGAGGGCCAGGACGACATGGCGGTCGCGGTGCGCAGTTCGGCCACTGCCGAGGACCTGCCGGATGCGTCCTTCGCCGGCCAGCAGGAAACCTTCCTCAATGTGCGCGGGCTCGACAACATCATGCTCGCAATCAAGGACGTATTCGCGTCGCTGTTCAACGACCGCGCCATCTCCTATCGCGTGCACAAGGGCTTCGACCACAGCCAGGTGGCGCTGTCGGCCGGCATCCAGCGCATGGTGCGCTCGGACACCGGCGCCTCGGGTGTGATGTTCACCATCGACACCGAGTCCGGTTTCGACAAGGTGGTATTCATCACCAGTTCCTGGGGCCTGGGCGAAGCGGTGGTCCAGGGCGCGGTCAATCCGGACGAATACTACGTTTACAAGGACAACATCACCGCCGGCCGGCCGGCGATCCTGCGCCGCGTGAAGGGTGGCAAGGCGGTCAAGATGGTTTACACGGCCGACCGCGCGCACGGCAAGACCACCGAGTTCGTCGACGTCGACACCGCCGACCAGCGCCGCTTCTCACTGTCGGATGAGGATGCCGAAGCGCTCGCCACGCAGGCCATGACGATCGAGAAACACTACGGCCGGCCGATGGACATCGAATGGGGCAAGGACGGCGAGACCGGCAAGCTGTATATCCTGCAGGCACGCCCGGAAACCGTGAAGAGCAATGCCACGACGCTGGAGCGCTACAGCCTCGATGCCGCCGGCCACGACGTGCTGGTCACCGGTCGCTCGATCGGCCAGCGCGTGGGTGCCGGCCGGGTGCGCAACGTCTCCTCGATCAAGGAAATGAACAAGGTCGAGAACGGCGACATCCTGGTCACCGACATGACCGACCCCGACTGGGAACCGGTAATGAAACGGGCCGCGGCGATCGTCACCAACCGCGGCGGACGCACCTGTCACGCCGCGATCATCGCACGCGAGCTGGGCATTCCCGCCGTGGTCGGCACCGGGCACGCCACCGAAAAACTCGCCGACGGCATCGACGTGACCGTCTCCTGTGCCGAAGGCGATACCGGCTATGTTTACCAAGGCGCCATCGACTTCAACGTCGACGAAGTCTCGCTCGACCGGATGCCCGAGATCGGCACCAAGATCATGATGAACGTCGGCAATCCGGATCGGGCATTCGATTTCGCCTCCATTCCCAACCAGGGCGTGGGGCTCGCACGGCTCGAGTTCATCATCAACCGCCAGATCGGCATCCACCCGCGTGCGCTGCTTGAGTACGATCAGCAGCCCGATGAGCTCAAGGCGACCATCGACGCCCACATCGCCGGCTATGCCGATCCGGTGAATTTCTACGTCGATCGCCTGGTCGAAGGTATTTCGACCATCGCGGCAGCCTTTCATCCCAAGCCGGTGATCGTGCGTCTGTCGGACTTCAAGTCCAACGAATATGCCAACCTGATCGGCGGCGACGCCTACGAGCCCGAGGAAGAAAACCCGATGATCGGCTGGCGCGGCGCTTCGCGCTATCTGGCCGAAGACTTCAAGCCCTGCTTCGAGCTGGAGCTGGAAGCCATGAAGCGGGTGCGCGGCGACATGGGGCTGACCAACGTCCAGATGATGATCCCGTTCGTGCGCACGCTCGGCGAGGCCAAGGGCGTATCCGAGCTGCTGGAATCACACGGCTTCAAGCGCGGCGAGAACGATCTCAAGATCATCATGATGTGCGAGTTGCCGTCGAACGCCGTCCTGGCCGACGAGTTTCTGGAATATTTCGACGGCTTCTCGATCGGCTCGAACGACATGACCCAGCTCTCACTCGGCCTGGATCGCGACTCGGGGCTGATCTCGCATCTGTTCGACGAGCGCGACCCGGCGGTCAAGATCATGCTGGAAAAAGCGATCACCGCCTGCAAACGCAACAACAAGTACGTCGGCATCTGCGGCCAGGGCCCGTCGGACTACCCGGACCTGGCGCGCTGGCTGCTCGATCAGGGGATTGAAAGCATGTCGCTCAATCCCGATACCGTGGTCTCGACCTGGCTGTTCCTGGCCGGGGAAAACGTCTAA
- a CDS encoding sulfurtransferase: protein MAAKLDLFVKPAALHAAMDDADVQIVAVDTPEDFARAHIPGARLITMADIMARDGATGGLVPDDDTLARTLSAAGLRDDAHIVAYDRAGDGQAARLLYTLDVAGHDAFSLLDGGLAAWQAASFALESGPPAAGAGDFRIARRTQAIADRAWIRQHLDAADVRFLDVRSEAEFVGDDVRSARGGHIPGAVNLDWNRLKNEHGQLRDLDEIRRMLADRDIDASNEVTTYCQTHVRSSYAYLVLKALGYARVRGYPGAWSDWGNAMDTPVDSGS, encoded by the coding sequence ATGGCCGCCAAGCTGGACCTGTTCGTCAAACCCGCAGCGCTGCACGCGGCGATGGACGACGCCGACGTGCAGATTGTTGCCGTGGATACGCCCGAGGATTTCGCCCGCGCGCATATCCCGGGCGCCCGGTTGATCACGATGGCCGATATCATGGCCCGCGACGGGGCCACCGGCGGCCTGGTTCCCGACGACGACACGCTGGCGCGAACGCTGTCGGCCGCCGGTCTGCGTGACGACGCGCATATCGTGGCCTACGATCGCGCCGGCGACGGCCAGGCCGCGCGTCTGCTCTACACGCTCGACGTGGCCGGCCACGACGCATTCAGCCTTCTGGACGGCGGCCTGGCCGCCTGGCAGGCGGCCTCGTTTGCGCTCGAGTCCGGCCCGCCTGCGGCCGGGGCCGGCGACTTCCGCATTGCACGCCGCACGCAGGCCATCGCCGACCGGGCATGGATCCGCCAGCATCTCGATGCCGCCGACGTGCGTTTTCTCGATGTGCGCAGCGAAGCCGAGTTTGTCGGTGACGATGTGCGCAGCGCCCGCGGCGGCCACATCCCCGGCGCGGTGAATCTCGACTGGAACCGGCTGAAGAACGAGCACGGGCAGCTCCGGGATCTGGACGAAATCCGTCGTATGCTCGCCGATCGCGATATCGACGCATCGAACGAGGTGACCACCTACTGCCAGACCCACGTGCGTTCGTCGTACGCCTATCTGGTGCTCAAGGCCCTCGGCTACGCGCGCGTGCGCGGCTATCCAGGCGCCTGGTCGGACTGGGGCAACGCGATGGACACGCCGGTGGACAGCGGCTCTTGA